The Bacillus vallismortis genome window below encodes:
- the yvfU gene encoding two-component system response regulator YvfU encodes MIRLFIAEDQRMLLGALGSLLDLEEDMEVIGQALNGEEALKAILKLEPDVCIMDIEMPVRSGLDVAEELMQKGCGSKVIILTTFARPGYFERAVKAGVHGYLLKDGEIDDLADAIRKCVKGKRVFSPELTFNMMRDENPLTVREQEILRLAALGKTTKDITLELYLSQGTVRNYISEIIQKLNAKNRTEAASIAEEKGWI; translated from the coding sequence ATGATTCGTCTGTTTATTGCTGAGGACCAGCGAATGCTTTTAGGCGCTCTGGGATCTCTGCTGGATTTAGAAGAGGATATGGAAGTCATCGGACAAGCACTAAACGGGGAAGAAGCGTTAAAAGCCATTCTGAAGCTGGAACCGGATGTATGCATCATGGACATTGAAATGCCGGTTCGAAGCGGGCTGGATGTGGCAGAGGAATTAATGCAAAAAGGCTGCGGCAGCAAGGTCATTATTTTAACCACTTTTGCCCGTCCCGGATATTTTGAACGCGCCGTCAAAGCCGGCGTACATGGCTATCTGCTGAAAGACGGCGAAATTGACGATTTGGCCGACGCCATCCGAAAGTGTGTAAAGGGAAAACGGGTCTTCAGCCCGGAGCTGACGTTTAATATGATGCGAGACGAAAATCCGCTCACCGTAAGAGAACAAGAAATTCTGCGGCTGGCGGCTTTAGGCAAGACAACAAAAGATATTACGCTCGAACTCTATTTATCACAAGGCACAGTCCGAAATTACATTTCAGAAATCATCCAAAAGCTCAATGCGAAAAATCGGACAGAAGCCGCCAGCATCGCTGAGGAAAAGGGCTGGATTTAA
- a CDS encoding sensor histidine kinase, giving the protein MKILRTIFPKQFGFFPYIFLVYTIMPFLSLLRETGVKQVIGYGMLLFFVMAYRQLFCSAGRDSFTYWLLVQMAVIFIYSVFYNITYIYLGFFPANFVGYYKEKTKFNRAFCGLIFMLLFPCFYQFLANSVSLRELFSVLPFLVIMLISPFGIRSMFRRIELETQLAQANEQIKELSKREERVRIARDLHDTLGHTLSLLTLKSQLIQRLATSDSERTRLEAKEMEISSRAALKQVRELVSDMRTATMAEELANIQHILRTGNITFQYEGDEDFSAISPVTQNIISMCMREAVTNIIKHSKATHCAITISRFADKMRVVIRDDGKGAAKENTFGNGLRGMEERLMLIEGGLTLSAQNGTVLTLTIPLIKKAD; this is encoded by the coding sequence ATGAAAATCTTAAGAACTATATTCCCTAAGCAATTCGGGTTTTTCCCTTATATCTTTCTGGTGTATACCATCATGCCGTTTCTTTCTTTATTGAGAGAAACAGGCGTCAAACAGGTGATTGGATATGGCATGCTGCTCTTTTTTGTCATGGCATATCGCCAGTTGTTCTGCAGCGCGGGCAGAGATTCATTTACGTATTGGCTTCTCGTGCAAATGGCGGTTATTTTCATCTATAGTGTGTTTTACAATATCACCTATATCTATTTAGGTTTTTTTCCGGCAAACTTTGTTGGTTATTACAAAGAGAAAACAAAGTTTAACCGTGCGTTCTGCGGTTTAATCTTTATGTTGCTTTTTCCGTGTTTTTATCAATTTCTCGCGAATTCGGTTTCGCTCCGGGAGCTTTTTTCTGTTCTCCCGTTTCTCGTCATCATGCTCATTTCTCCATTCGGCATCCGTTCTATGTTTCGGAGAATTGAACTTGAAACCCAACTTGCCCAAGCCAACGAACAGATAAAAGAACTCTCCAAAAGGGAGGAGCGTGTTCGAATCGCCCGTGATCTTCACGATACCCTCGGCCATACCCTGTCGCTCCTTACGTTAAAAAGCCAGCTGATTCAGCGGCTGGCAACATCTGATTCAGAACGGACCCGGCTTGAAGCAAAAGAAATGGAAATCAGTTCACGCGCCGCACTCAAGCAGGTTCGTGAGCTTGTTTCTGATATGAGAACGGCCACGATGGCGGAGGAACTCGCCAACATTCAGCACATATTAAGAACGGGGAACATTACCTTTCAATATGAAGGTGACGAAGACTTTTCAGCAATATCTCCCGTCACGCAAAATATTATCAGCATGTGTATGCGGGAAGCAGTGACCAATATCATCAAGCACAGCAAAGCAACCCACTGCGCCATCACCATTTCTCGGTTTGCTGACAAAATGAGAGTTGTGATACGGGATGACGGAAAGGGAGCGGCAAAGGAGAATACGTTTGGGAATGGCCTGCGGGGAATGGAAGAACGGCTGATGCTCATTGAAGGAGGATTAACGCTTTCAGCACAGAACGGAACGGTTTTGACACTGACGATTCCGCTTATTAAAAAAGCAGATTGA
- a CDS encoding ABC transporter permease, with amino-acid sequence MNMLQKQSAAEMKRVLRNKYFVFWSLMMPIAFYYLFTNVVNTGASDQRAWDAHYLMSMTVFSVMGSSIMTLGIRMVQERSQGWTAFIRITPLPDHIYLSAQMIGQSVIHILSITVIFLCGAIINDIDLSPFEWIMSGLWILFGALPFLALGTLIGLMRKVETAAGISNVLYMLLALGGGMWMPFEVMPDMMQNIGRWLPSYHFGNGAWELVRGGGPSWENILILIAYLMLFMLLSKYIRRKQEAV; translated from the coding sequence GTGAATATGCTGCAAAAGCAAAGCGCAGCCGAAATGAAAAGGGTGCTTCGGAATAAGTATTTTGTGTTTTGGTCTCTGATGATGCCGATTGCCTTTTATTATCTCTTTACTAATGTAGTGAATACGGGCGCCTCTGATCAACGTGCATGGGACGCTCATTACTTAATGTCAATGACAGTCTTCAGCGTAATGGGATCCTCTATCATGACGCTTGGAATCCGTATGGTTCAAGAACGGTCGCAAGGCTGGACTGCCTTTATCCGCATTACGCCTCTTCCGGATCATATCTATTTATCAGCTCAGATGATCGGTCAAAGTGTGATTCACATCTTATCTATTACCGTCATTTTTCTTTGCGGCGCAATTATCAATGACATCGACTTGTCCCCGTTTGAATGGATCATGAGCGGACTGTGGATTTTGTTTGGCGCATTGCCGTTTTTAGCATTAGGCACACTAATCGGCCTTATGAGAAAAGTAGAAACAGCAGCTGGAATCAGTAATGTGCTTTACATGCTGCTGGCTTTAGGCGGAGGCATGTGGATGCCGTTTGAGGTTATGCCTGACATGATGCAGAATATTGGCCGGTGGCTTCCGTCTTATCATTTCGGGAACGGAGCGTGGGAACTTGTCCGGGGCGGGGGCCCATCATGGGAAAATATTCTGATACTAATCGCTTATTTGATGCTCTTCATGCTACTATCTAAGTATATAAGAAGAAAACAAGAAGCGGTGTAA
- a CDS encoding ABC transporter ATP-binding protein translates to MMNEAVSVSNVTKQFQQKTAVNNISFSIKKGEIAAILGPNGAGKTTVISMILGLLKPSEGDIKLFNRVPGDQQVREKIGVMLQEVSVMPGLKVYEILELFRSYYPNPLSMKELVSLTALTKEDLKTRAEKLSGGQKRRLSFALALAGNPELLIFDEPTVGMDTSSRHRFWQTIHGLADQGKTIIFSTHYLQEADDAARRILFFADGRLVADDSPMQIRSRIQKQSVSFTLHSDESLEKLSRHPIVERVIQKQQRTIIQTSNTDKVLALIFQENIQACDIRIEQGTLDEAFRQLADGNREAM, encoded by the coding sequence GTGATGAATGAGGCAGTATCAGTAAGCAATGTGACAAAACAATTCCAGCAAAAAACAGCTGTAAACAACATCAGCTTCAGCATTAAAAAAGGAGAAATTGCAGCCATTCTCGGGCCGAATGGGGCAGGGAAGACGACCGTTATCTCCATGATATTAGGATTGCTGAAACCAAGCGAGGGAGACATCAAACTATTTAACCGGGTTCCCGGTGATCAACAGGTGCGGGAAAAAATAGGGGTGATGCTGCAGGAAGTGAGCGTCATGCCTGGACTGAAGGTGTATGAAATCCTCGAGCTCTTCCGAAGCTATTATCCAAATCCATTGTCTATGAAAGAACTCGTTTCGTTAACAGCACTCACAAAAGAAGACTTGAAAACGAGGGCAGAAAAATTATCCGGCGGACAAAAACGCCGTTTGAGCTTTGCTTTGGCTCTTGCCGGGAACCCCGAGCTGCTCATATTCGATGAACCGACAGTCGGAATGGACACATCATCAAGACATCGATTCTGGCAGACCATTCATGGGCTCGCGGACCAAGGAAAAACAATTATTTTTTCAACCCATTATTTACAGGAAGCAGATGATGCCGCGCGGCGAATCTTATTTTTTGCTGACGGACGGCTTGTGGCGGACGACTCGCCAATGCAAATCCGCTCAAGGATCCAAAAACAGTCTGTTTCCTTTACGCTGCATTCAGATGAATCATTGGAAAAGCTGTCTCGTCATCCGATCGTAGAGCGAGTGATCCAAAAGCAACAGAGAACCATCATCCAAACATCAAATACAGACAAAGTGTTAGCACTGATTTTTCAAGAAAACATACAAGCATGCGATATTCGAATTGAGCAAGGAACGCTCGATGAGGCATTTCGCCAGCTGGCTGACGGAAATAGGGAGGCGATGTGA
- a CDS encoding alpha/beta fold hydrolase — protein sequence MNDAILSRNDVKMKGSGKTSIIFASGFGCDQSVWNAVAPAFEEDHRVILFDYVGSGHSDLHAYDPDRYQTLEGYAQDVLDVCEALDLEDTVFVGHSVGAVIGMLASIRRPALFSHLVMVGPSPCYLNDPPEYYGGFEEEQLRGLLEMMEKNYIGWATVFAATVLNQPDRPEIREELENRFCSTDPVIARQFAKAAFFSDHRENLSKVTVPSLILQCADDIIAPAAVGEYMHKHLPYSTLKQMEARGHCPHMSHPEETIQLISDYLKALVI from the coding sequence ATGAACGATGCGATTTTGTCTCGAAATGATGTGAAGATGAAGGGAAGCGGCAAAACATCTATCATTTTCGCATCTGGTTTTGGATGTGATCAAAGTGTGTGGAATGCCGTGGCCCCGGCCTTCGAAGAAGATCATCGGGTCATTTTATTTGATTACGTCGGTTCGGGACATTCAGACTTGCACGCATATGACCCGGATCGTTACCAGACACTTGAAGGCTATGCCCAAGATGTTCTTGATGTTTGTGAAGCTTTAGATCTGGAAGACACCGTGTTTGTGGGGCACTCTGTCGGGGCTGTGATTGGGATGCTTGCTTCCATCCGCCGTCCGGCGCTTTTTTCCCATCTGGTGATGGTGGGGCCTTCTCCTTGCTATTTGAATGATCCGCCTGAGTATTACGGAGGATTTGAGGAGGAACAGCTCCGTGGTTTGCTGGAGATGATGGAGAAAAATTACATAGGCTGGGCAACTGTATTCGCAGCAACCGTTCTGAATCAGCCAGATCGGCCTGAAATCAGGGAAGAGCTTGAAAACCGTTTTTGTTCTACTGACCCTGTAATTGCCCGCCAATTCGCGAAAGCCGCGTTTTTTTCTGATCACCGGGAGAATCTTTCGAAGGTAACGGTTCCCTCTCTGATTCTCCAATGCGCGGACGATATCATCGCACCGGCCGCAGTAGGCGAGTATATGCATAAGCATCTTCCTTATAGTACACTGAAACAAATGGAGGCTCGCGGGCATTGCCCCCACATGAGCCATCCTGAAGAGACGATCCAGCTGATCAGCGATTATTTGAAAGCGCTCGTGATATAG
- a CDS encoding PP2C family protein-serine/threonine phosphatase, which yields MDKQLNDAPCGFLTLSEEGSIIAVNRTLLKILNYEPKEIVGRHMNMILTIPAQLFCQLYFEPLLKLEQHIEEIYISLQTRDGEEIPVLVNAVARADGGLSVTECVLIPMRKRNEYENELLMARNTAQEALLAKQKANAELEMALEALKAKQEELLEINKQNQQFKLNTKRELELARKTQENSLTEPIVNDQIQIDAYYKASSELSGDLYGFYQIDEHRYGIIILDVMGHGISSALITMSLHPLFQRQITQGLSPGKVMKELDRHLHSLFQNDEEARHYCTAIYLEIDTARQKIDYVNAGHPPALWQGAGGTQNPLHTTAPPIGMFEDTVFQSSSLSYTEGGRLLLYTDGVMDPTASCYLFDLLKDHPDLPIADLKEQILTSLHDHKEAHHKSDDECFILVDLT from the coding sequence ATGGACAAACAATTGAATGATGCACCATGCGGTTTCCTCACTTTGTCAGAAGAGGGTTCAATCATAGCTGTCAACCGCACCCTGCTCAAGATTCTGAATTATGAGCCGAAAGAGATTGTCGGCCGGCATATGAATATGATCCTGACAATTCCCGCACAGCTTTTCTGCCAGCTCTATTTTGAGCCGCTTTTAAAACTGGAGCAGCACATTGAAGAAATCTACATTTCTCTGCAAACTAGAGATGGAGAAGAAATTCCCGTCCTTGTCAATGCTGTTGCAAGAGCTGATGGCGGATTATCTGTCACCGAGTGTGTTCTGATACCGATGCGAAAGCGAAATGAATATGAAAATGAGCTGCTGATGGCCAGAAACACGGCTCAGGAAGCTTTGCTTGCCAAACAGAAAGCCAATGCGGAGCTAGAAATGGCCTTGGAAGCGCTGAAGGCAAAACAAGAAGAACTTCTTGAGATCAACAAACAAAATCAGCAATTTAAACTAAACACTAAAAGAGAGCTCGAGCTTGCCAGAAAAACACAGGAAAACTCGTTGACTGAACCGATTGTAAACGACCAGATCCAGATTGACGCTTATTACAAAGCATCCAGTGAATTATCGGGTGATCTATACGGATTTTATCAAATCGATGAACATCGATACGGCATTATTATTCTTGATGTGATGGGGCATGGGATTTCATCTGCATTGATTACGATGTCTCTGCATCCTTTGTTCCAGCGCCAGATCACGCAAGGTCTCAGTCCCGGCAAAGTCATGAAGGAATTAGACCGCCACCTTCACAGCTTGTTCCAAAATGATGAGGAAGCAAGACATTATTGCACAGCCATTTATCTCGAGATTGATACAGCCCGGCAAAAAATTGATTATGTCAATGCAGGGCATCCGCCGGCATTATGGCAGGGCGCCGGCGGAACCCAAAATCCGCTGCATACAACCGCGCCTCCGATCGGGATGTTTGAAGATACAGTCTTTCAGTCAAGCAGTCTTTCATACACGGAGGGCGGAAGGCTCCTGCTGTATACAGATGGCGTGATGGACCCTACAGCGTCATGTTATTTATTTGATTTATTAAAGGACCATCCCGATTTGCCTATCGCTGACTTGAAAGAGCAAATTCTTACATCCCTGCATGATCATAAGGAAGCCCATCATAAAAGTGATGACGAATGTTTTATATTAGTTGATTTGACATAA
- a CDS encoding arabinogalactan endo-1,4-beta-galactosidase has product MKCSVKMFFAAAIVWSVFSSTGYAAAIGEEKHVPKPRTEDLFVKKVEGMNKDFIKGADVSSVIALENSGVTFYNTSGKRQDIFTTLKQAGVNYVRVRIWNDPYDSHGSGYGGGNNDVQKAIEIGKRATANGMKVLADFHYSDFWADPAKQKAPKAWANLSFEAKKTKLYEYTKQSLQKMIKEGVDIGMVQVGNETTGAFAGETDWAKMSQLFNEGSRAVRETDPGILVALHFTNPETTGRYSFIAETLRKNKVDYDVFASSYYPFWHGTLQNLTSVLKAVAGTYGKKVMVAETSYTYTAEDGDGHENTTPKSGQTLPYPISVQGQANVIRDVMQAVANTGTAGLGVFYWEPAWIPVGPKTQVEKNKVLWETFGSGWASSYAAEYDPEDAGKWYGGSAVDNQALFDFNGHPLPSLQVFQYAESGHIPKKR; this is encoded by the coding sequence ATGAAATGCAGCGTGAAAATGTTCTTTGCAGCTGCCATCGTGTGGAGTGTATTCAGTTCTACGGGATATGCCGCTGCCATTGGGGAGGAGAAACATGTGCCGAAGCCTCGGACAGAGGATCTTTTCGTTAAAAAAGTAGAGGGCATGAACAAGGACTTTATCAAAGGGGCAGATGTGTCCAGTGTTATTGCTTTAGAAAACAGCGGAGTCACCTTTTACAATACAAGCGGAAAACGCCAGGACATCTTTACAACCCTAAAACAAGCCGGCGTCAACTATGTTCGCGTCCGCATTTGGAATGATCCGTATGATTCACATGGCAGTGGATATGGAGGGGGAAACAATGATGTTCAAAAAGCCATTGAGATCGGAAAAAGAGCGACAGCGAATGGAATGAAGGTGCTGGCCGACTTTCATTATTCTGATTTCTGGGCCGATCCTGCGAAACAGAAGGCCCCCAAAGCTTGGGCGAATTTAAGCTTTGAAGCTAAAAAAACAAAGCTCTATGAGTATACGAAACAAAGCCTGCAAAAAATGATCAAGGAAGGCGTCGACATCGGCATGGTTCAGGTCGGAAATGAAACAACAGGGGCATTTGCGGGCGAAACCGATTGGGCGAAGATGAGTCAATTATTTAATGAAGGAAGCCGGGCGGTCAGAGAAACAGACCCAGGCATCTTGGTCGCGCTGCATTTTACCAATCCTGAAACAACTGGAAGGTATTCATTTATTGCAGAAACACTCCGCAAAAACAAAGTGGATTATGATGTGTTTGCCAGTTCTTATTATCCTTTCTGGCACGGCACATTGCAGAATTTGACCTCTGTGCTGAAGGCAGTTGCCGGGACGTACGGCAAAAAAGTCATGGTGGCGGAGACATCGTACACTTATACCGCTGAGGACGGTGATGGGCATGAAAATACAACGCCAAAAAGCGGGCAGACGCTGCCATATCCTATTTCCGTTCAAGGCCAGGCGAATGTGATAAGAGATGTGATGCAGGCCGTAGCGAATACAGGAACGGCGGGACTTGGCGTGTTCTATTGGGAGCCTGCGTGGATTCCAGTCGGGCCGAAAACACAGGTGGAGAAAAACAAAGTGTTATGGGAAACATTCGGTTCAGGATGGGCCTCGAGCTATGCCGCTGAATATGACCCAGAAGATGCCGGGAAGTGGTATGGGGGAAGTGCTGTGGATAACCAAGCTTTGTTTGATTTTAACGGACACCCGCTGCCTTCCTTGCAGGTATTTCAATATGCGGAGTCAGGCCATATTCCGAAAAAACGTTAA